A stretch of the Musa acuminata AAA Group cultivar baxijiao chromosome BXJ2-7, Cavendish_Baxijiao_AAA, whole genome shotgun sequence genome encodes the following:
- the LOC103990714 gene encoding mevalonate kinase, whose amino-acid sequence MAEVRARAPGKIILSGEHAVVHGSTAVAAAIDLFTHVSFRLDPPVPPGNGDGSLGLELKDLGLAFFWSPSRLKEGLGDAVTVPSTPVSCSPERIKLIAALVEEQDIPEAKIWLSSGISAFIHLYTSIHGYKAGKVVISSDLPLGSGLGSSASFCVALAASFLALSDAITIDKPQGGWLRLCENELQLVNRWAFEGEKIIHGKPSGIDNTVSAFGNMIQFRLGELIHIESSAPLRMLITNTKVGRNTKALVAGVSERASRHPDAMAAVFTAVNSISKELSTIIQSPALDDISVTSREEKIEELMEMNQGLLQCMGVSHASIETVLRVTMKYKLTSKLTGAGGGGCVLTLLPTLLSSAITDKVVAELESSGFQCLKVEVGGEGLQICFS is encoded by the exons ATGGCGGAGGTCCGAGCCCGAGCTCCCGGCAAGATCATCCTCTCCGGCGAGCACGCCGTCGTCCACGGCTCcaccgccgtcgccgccgccatcGACCTCTTCACGCACGTCTCCTTCCGCCTCGATCCCCCCGTCCCTCCAG GGAATGGCGATGGATCGTTAGGATTAGAGCTTAAAGACCTGGGCTTGGCCTTTTTTTGGTCGCCCTCGAGACTGAAAGAGGGGCTGGGGGACGCTGTTACTGTTCCTTCAACCCCGGTTTCGTGCTCGCCGGAACGGATCAAGCTGATTGCTGCCCTAGTCGAAGAACAAGACATTCCGGAAGCAAAAATCTGGCTTTCTTCTGGGATTTCCGCCTTCATCCACCTCTACACCTCGATCCATGG TTACAAGGCAGGAAAAGTGGTCATCTCCTCGGATCTTCCTCTTGGCTCGGGCCTGGGTTCATCTGCGTCATTTTGCGTCGCCCTCGCGGCGTCTTTTCTTGCGTTGTCTGATGCCATAACCATCGACAAACCGCAAGGTGGATGGCTGAGGTTGTGCGAGAATGAGCTTCAACTGGTGAACAGATGGGCATTCGAAGGTGAAAAGATCATTCACGGAAAGCCCTCTGGCATTGATAACACCGTAAGCGCATTTG GTAACATGATTCAGTTCAGATTGGGAGAGTTGATCCATATCGAATCAAGTGCACCTCTAAGAATGCTCATCACCAATACAAAGGTTGGGAGGAACACAAAGGCATTGGTTGCTGGTGTATCTGAAAGAGCCTCCAGGCATCCGGATGCAATGGCTGCCGTGTTTACTGCAGTTAACTCTATCAGCAAGGAATTGTCAACCATTATACAGTCACCTGCTCTAGATGACATATCTGTTACTTCAAGAGAAGAGAAGATAGAGGAATTAATGGAAATGAACCAAGGTTTACTTCAGTGCATGGGGGTAAGCCATGCTTCTATAGAAACTGTGCTTCGAGTGACAATGAAGTACAAATTAACTTCCAAGCTGACCGGTGCTGGTGGTGGAGGGTGTGTTTTGACTCTGCTACCGACAT TACTTTCTTCCGCAATTACAGATAAGGTCGTTGCTGAG
- the LOC135581715 gene encoding rapid alkalinization factor-like isoform X3, which translates to MARLTALPRLALAVILVFFLVVAEGGSSGGAGDELAPGWIPAGSGCRGSIAECLAGEEFELGTEVTRRILARSYYISYNALRRDSVPCSRRGASYYNCRPGARANPYSRSCSAITRCRR; encoded by the coding sequence ATGGCGAGACTAACGGCGCTTCCCCGTCTCGCTCTCGCCGTCATCTTGGTCTTCTTCCTCGTAGTCGCTGAGGGCGGCAGCAGCGGGGGAGCGGGAGATGAGCTCGCCCCGGGCTGGATCCCCGCCGGATCCGGCTGCCGCGGGAGCATTGCGGAGTGCCTCGCGGGGGAGGAGTTCGAGCTGGGGACGGAGGTAACCCGCCgcatcctcgcccgctcctactaCATCAGCTACAACGCCCTCAGGCGCGACAGCGTCCCCTGTTCCCGCCGCGGCGCCTCCTACTACAACTGCCGCCCCGGCGCCCGGGCCAACCCTTACTCCCGCAGCTGCTCCGCCATCACCCGCTGCCGGAGGTAA
- the LOC135581715 gene encoding rapid alkalinization factor-like isoform X1: MARLTALPRLALAVILVFFLVVAEGGSSGGAGDELAPGWIPAGSGCRGSIAECLAGEEFELGTEVTRRILARSYYISYNALRRDSVPCSRRGASYYNCRPGARANPYSRSCSAITRCRSRRWWCRCCSCCIGAVNRDRTWLP, translated from the exons ATGGCGAGACTAACGGCGCTTCCCCGTCTCGCTCTCGCCGTCATCTTGGTCTTCTTCCTCGTAGTCGCTGAGGGCGGCAGCAGCGGGGGAGCGGGAGATGAGCTCGCCCCGGGCTGGATCCCCGCCGGATCCGGCTGCCGCGGGAGCATTGCGGAGTGCCTCGCGGGGGAGGAGTTCGAGCTGGGGACGGAGGTAACCCGCCgcatcctcgcccgctcctactaCATCAGCTACAACGCCCTCAGGCGCGACAGCGTCCCCTGTTCCCGCCGCGGCGCCTCCTACTACAACTGCCGCCCCGGCGCCCGGGCCAACCCTTACTCCCGCAGCTGCTCCGCCATCACCCGCTGCCGGAG CCGACGTTGGTGGTGTCGATGCTGTTCTTGTTGTATTGGTGCTGTGAACAGGGATCGTACGTGGTTGCCCTAA
- the LOC135581715 gene encoding rapid alkalinization factor-like isoform X2, which yields MARLTALPRLALAVILVFFLVVAEGGSSGGAGDELAPGWIPAGSGCRGSIAECLAGEEFELGTEVTRRILARSYYISYNALRRDSVPCSRRGASYYNCRPGARANPYSRSCSAITRCRRF from the exons ATGGCGAGACTAACGGCGCTTCCCCGTCTCGCTCTCGCCGTCATCTTGGTCTTCTTCCTCGTAGTCGCTGAGGGCGGCAGCAGCGGGGGAGCGGGAGATGAGCTCGCCCCGGGCTGGATCCCCGCCGGATCCGGCTGCCGCGGGAGCATTGCGGAGTGCCTCGCGGGGGAGGAGTTCGAGCTGGGGACGGAGGTAACCCGCCgcatcctcgcccgctcctactaCATCAGCTACAACGCCCTCAGGCGCGACAGCGTCCCCTGTTCCCGCCGCGGCGCCTCCTACTACAACTGCCGCCCCGGCGCCCGGGCCAACCCTTACTCCCGCAGCTGCTCCGCCATCACCCGCTGCCGGAG ATTTTAG
- the LOC103990713 gene encoding translationally-controlled tumor protein homolog: MLVYQDLLTGDELLSDSFICKEIENGMLWEVDGKWVVKGTVDVDIGANPSAEGGEDDGVDDTAVKVVDIVDTFRLQEQPPFDKKQFVTFVKRYIKLLTPKLDEEKQELFKKHIEGATKFLLSKLKDLQFFVGESMHDDGSMVFAYYKDGAVDPTFIYFAYGLKEVKC; encoded by the exons ATGTTGGTGTATCAAGATCTGCTTACAG GTGATGAGCTCTTGTCTGACTCATTTATCTGCAAGGAAATTGAAAACGGGATGCTATGGGAGGTTGATGGGAAG TGGGTGGTTAAAGGGACTGTCGATGTAGACATCGGTGCAAACCCTTCTGCAGAAGGTGGAGAAGACGACGGTGTCGATGATACTGCAGTTAAGGTGGTTGATATAGTCGACACGTTTAGACTTCAG GAACAACCTCCCTTTGATAAGAAGCAGTTTGTAACTTTTGTGAAGCGTTATATCAAGTTATTGACACCTAAACTTGACGAGGAGAAACAAGAATTGTTCAAGAAACACATCGAGGGAGCTACAAAGTTCTTGCTATCAAAGCTCAAAGATCTACAATT TTTTGTGGGCGAAAGCATGCACGACGACGGAAGCATGGTCTTTGCATACTACAAGGATGGTGCAGTTGATCCAACATTTATATATTTTGCCTATGgtttgaaggaggtcaagtgctaa
- the LOC135616646 gene encoding uncharacterized protein LOC135616646, with amino-acid sequence MGESPSSFETLRKWVVEHKLRTVGCLWLSGIGSSIAYNWSQSNMKPSVKIIHARLHAQALTLAALAGAAVVEYYDQYQSKSGGPKAN; translated from the exons ATGGGGGAGAGCCCGAGCTCGTTCGAGACTCTAAGGAAGTGGGTCGTCGAGCACAAGCTTCGGACCGTGG GGTGCCTCTGGCTCAGCGGCATTGGGAGCTCGATCGCGTACAACTGGTCGCAGTCTAATATGAAGCCCAGCGTCAAGATCATCCACGCCAG GTTGCACGCTCAGGCTCTAACATTGGCGGCTTTAGCTGGAGCTGCAGTGGTTGAGTATTATGATCAGTATCAATCCAAATCAGGAGGACCAAAAGCGAATTAA
- the LOC103990712 gene encoding proteasome subunit beta type-7-A — protein MARFAADAPTRGGFSFDLCQRNEMLLKKGNQLPTFRKTGTTIVGLVFEDGVILGADTRATEGPIVADKNCEKIHYMAPNIYCCGAGTAADTEAVTDMVSSQLQLHRYATGRESRVITALTLLKSHLFSYQGHVSAALVLGGVDITGPHLHTVYPHGSTDTLPFATMGSGSLAAMAVFESKFREGLTRDEGIKLVSEAICSGIFNDLGSGSNVDVCVITRGQTEYLRNHQLPNPRTYVSSRGYNFLKGHTEVLSTKITPLKSKVEAAAEVDAMEE, from the exons ATGGCTCGGTTTGCTGCAGATGCTCCAACAAGAGGTGGCTTCAGCTTTGATCTGTGTCAAAGGAATGAAATGCTGTTGAAAAAAGGCAATCAGCTTCCAACTTTTAGAAAGACTGGAACAACCATTGTTGGATTGGTCTTTGAG GATGGTGTTATACTTGGAGCAGATACAAGGGCCACTGAAGGGCCTATAGTTGCTGATAAGAATTGTGAAAAAATTCATTATATGGCACCAAATATTTATTGTTGTGGGGCTGGAACTGCTGCTGATACAGAGGCAGTAACAG ATATGGTCAGCTCTCAGCTGCAGCTTCACCGTTATGCAACTGGTCGAGAATCAAGGGTTATTACTGCCCTtacacttttgaaatcacaccTTTTCAG TTACCAAGGTCATGTTAGTGCTGCATTGGTTCTTGGTGGAGTTGATATTACAGGACCACATTTGCACACA GTATACCCTCATGGCTCAACTGACACTCTTCCTTTTGCTACAATGGGTTCTGGTTCTCTTGCTGCAATGGCTGTCTTTGAATCAAAATTCAGAGAGGGTCTTACG AGAGACGAAGGAATAAAGCTTGTATCGGAAGCTATATGCTCTGGGATATTCAATGATTTGGGAAGTGGAAGCAATGTTGATGTTTGTGTGATAACCAGA GGCCAAACCGAGTACTTACGGAATCATCAGTTGCCAAATCCAAGAACCTACGTCAGTTCAAGAGGCTATAACTTTCTCAAGGGTCATACCG AGGTACTATCTACCAAGATTACCCCATTGAAGTCTAAGGTGGAAGCAGCAGCTGAGGTGGATGCAATGGAAGAGTGA